The genomic region AAAAGATGCAACTTAATGCGGTATTGAATATTTACTTTCATCTAATAACCAGTTTCGAACACACACCGTGTGACGTGTGAATTCTTGTGATGTATGTGACACAtgatgttgttctttttttcagaAATGGTTGAGGCAATGAAGAAGGTTGCATCGATGGACGTTGAGCTGACGGTTGAGGAAAGGAACCTACTGTCGGTGGCGTACAAAAATGTGATCGGAGCACGTCGCGCTTCCTGGCGAATAATCTCATCCATTGAGCAGAAGGAAGAGAATAAGGTATGtacattaaattttaaaccgAAACATCCCGTTGATACGAGTATCTAGTTTAAAAAGATGTGTTCTAATGATCTTTCTGTTTACGGATTTGTATCGATCACACCAGGGCGTCGAGGAAAAGCTTGAGATGATCAAGAACTACCGCTCACAGGTGGAGAAGGAACTGCGCGATATCTGTTCAGACATTCTGGAGGTGTTGGATAAGCATCTCATTCCTTGTGCAACGACTGGCGAAAGCAAGGTTTTCTACTATAAGATGAAGGGTGACTACCACCGTTACTTGGCCGAGTTTGCAACCGGTGGAGATCGTAAGGATGCCGCCGAAAATTCGCTCGTTGCGTACAAGGCCGCCAGTGACATTGCTATGACTGACCTTCCACCAACGCATCCAATCCGATTGGGATTGGCTTTGAACTTCTCAGTAAGTGCGCTACTAGTAGAGCTTTTTCTCTTATTGATTTTACCCATCTTCGTGGAACCATTTGCTTAACGAGCTTCAAATTTTTCTGTCATTTTTGCCTGCAGGTATTTTACTATGAAATCCTGAACTCTCCGGATCGTGCCTGCCGTCTAGCGAAAGCCGCATTCGACGATGCTATTGCCGAACTGGATACTCTGAGCGAGGAAAGCTATAAGGATTCAACTCTAATCATGCAGTTGCTACGGGACAACCTTACCTTATGGACATCCGACATGCAGGGTGATGGTATGTTTTCTTAGTTCATGCACTTCTCTCTATACTACACTGTTTTATCAGCTCGCAACAATTTATTAATATGGCCTCGTGGTTGCACTTTTCTATTCTCTCCCGTTTGTAGGTGAAGGCGAACAGAAGGAACAAATCCAGGATGTCGAAGACCAGGACGTGTCGTAATTTGCGCGCGACTCGTTTTATGTGtgagtttatattttaataattaaaagaGGAGATA from Anopheles coustani chromosome 3, idAnoCousDA_361_x.2, whole genome shotgun sequence harbors:
- the LOC131259966 gene encoding 14-3-3 protein epsilon isoform X1, translated to MSERENNIYKAKLAEQAERYDEMVEAMKKVASMDVELTVEERNLLSVAYKNVIGARRASWRIISSIEQKEENKGVEEKLEMIKNYRSQVEKELRDICSDILEVLDKHLIPCATTGESKVFYYKMKGDYHRYLAEFATGGDRKDAAENSLVAYKAASDIAMTDLPPTHPIRLGLALNFSVFYYEILNSPDRACRLAKAAFDDAIAELDTLSEESYKDSTLIMQLLRDNLTLWTSDMQGDGEGEQKEQIQDVEDQDVS
- the LOC131259966 gene encoding 14-3-3 protein epsilon isoform X2, with the protein product MSERENNIYKAKLAEQAERYDEMVEAMKKVASMDVELTVEERNLLSVAYKNVIGARRASWRIISSIEQKEENKEKLEMIKNYRSQVEKELRDICSDILEVLDKHLIPCATTGESKVFYYKMKGDYHRYLAEFATGGDRKDAAENSLVAYKAASDIAMTDLPPTHPIRLGLALNFSVFYYEILNSPDRACRLAKAAFDDAIAELDTLSEESYKDSTLIMQLLRDNLTLWTSDMQGDGEGEQKEQIQDVEDQDVS